The Methanolacinia petrolearia DSM 11571 genome has a segment encoding these proteins:
- a CDS encoding Hsp20/alpha crystallin family protein produces MSEDGDQGDERFRRMIMDMISEAMKTGKFPGEGNFSITIAGGNLPIDIIPPASMSPDEDDPNAIRDIKPHTEVHKLDDRIIIAADLPGAGEESTAIAVEDDDIIITSLADRVRYSARIKVPPIKKETLKYSIKNGLLEVSASEL; encoded by the coding sequence ATGAGTGAAGACGGCGACCAGGGCGACGAGCGGTTCAGGAGGATGATCATGGATATGATCTCCGAGGCGATGAAGACCGGAAAGTTTCCGGGCGAGGGAAACTTTTCGATAACGATTGCCGGAGGGAATCTTCCGATAGATATCATACCGCCGGCATCGATGAGTCCTGATGAAGACGATCCGAATGCAATACGGGATATCAAGCCTCATACCGAGGTCCACAAATTAGACGACCGGATAATTATCGCAGCCGATCTGCCGGGTGCGGGAGAGGAGAGTACTGCGATAGCAGTGGAGGATGACGATATCATCATCACTTCTCTTGCGGACAGGGTCAGGTATTCGGCAAGGATCAAAGTTCCCCCGATAAAAAAAGAGACGCTGAAATATTCTATCAAAAACGGCCTGCTCGAAGTTTCGGCTTCGGAGCTTTAA
- a CDS encoding class I SAM-dependent DNA methyltransferase → MAENNSANIGFEQEIWSAACVLRGNMDASEYKHVVLGLIFLKYISDKFEQKYNALKEEGDGFEEDEDEYLAEGIFYVPPEARWDAIAKKAHTPEIGTTIDDAMRAIEKKNKRLKDILPKTFARPELDKRRLGEVVDLFTNIQMADHGDSKDILGRAYEYCLAKFAEQEGKLAGEFYTPACVVKTIVEVLQPCQGRVYDPCCGSGGMFVQSAIFIENHRGNINNISVYGQDSNPTTWKMAQMNLAIRGIEADLGKFSADTFYNDLHPTLKADFIMANPPFNLSNWGADKLADDPRWKYGIPPSGNANFAWMQHMIYHLAPKGRLGLVLANGSLSSQSGGEGEIRKNIVEADLVECIVAMPPQLFYTTQIPVSLWFINRDKKQKRKTLFIDARNKGEMRTRKLRELTQEEIELIGKTVSQFEAGTLEEKKGFSAVVSTEDIAKQDYILTPGRYVGIADVEDDGEPFEQKMERLTGELSELFVESKKAEEEIRRQLKSVGFEV, encoded by the coding sequence ATGGCAGAGAATAATTCCGCAAATATAGGATTCGAACAGGAGATCTGGAGTGCGGCATGTGTCCTCCGGGGAAACATGGACGCATCGGAGTACAAGCACGTCGTCCTGGGCCTGATCTTTCTGAAATACATTTCCGATAAGTTCGAGCAGAAATATAACGCCCTTAAAGAGGAAGGCGACGGGTTCGAGGAGGACGAGGACGAGTATCTTGCCGAAGGTATATTTTATGTTCCTCCCGAAGCCCGGTGGGATGCAATTGCAAAGAAAGCCCACACTCCCGAGATCGGGACTACTATAGACGATGCGATGCGGGCGATCGAGAAGAAGAACAAGCGTCTCAAAGATATTCTGCCCAAGACGTTCGCCCGCCCGGAGCTCGACAAGAGACGGCTCGGCGAAGTTGTCGATCTTTTCACGAATATCCAGATGGCCGATCACGGGGACAGCAAGGATATCCTCGGAAGGGCATACGAATACTGTCTTGCGAAGTTCGCCGAGCAGGAAGGAAAGCTGGCCGGCGAATTCTACACTCCCGCGTGTGTCGTGAAGACGATTGTCGAGGTTCTCCAGCCGTGCCAGGGGAGGGTTTACGATCCCTGCTGCGGGAGCGGCGGGATGTTTGTCCAGTCGGCGATTTTCATCGAGAACCATCGCGGGAATATCAATAACATATCGGTCTACGGCCAGGACTCGAACCCGACGACGTGGAAGATGGCGCAGATGAATCTTGCAATCCGCGGCATAGAGGCTGATCTCGGGAAGTTCAGTGCGGATACGTTCTACAACGATCTTCACCCGACGCTGAAGGCCGATTTCATCATGGCGAATCCGCCCTTCAACCTCTCGAACTGGGGAGCGGACAAGCTCGCAGACGATCCCCGCTGGAAGTACGGAATCCCGCCTTCGGGAAATGCGAACTTCGCGTGGATGCAGCACATGATCTACCACCTCGCCCCGAAAGGAAGGCTCGGCCTGGTTCTCGCGAACGGTTCTTTGTCTTCGCAGTCGGGAGGGGAGGGAGAGATCCGGAAGAACATCGTTGAGGCCGATCTCGTCGAGTGCATCGTCGCGATGCCCCCGCAGCTCTTCTACACGACCCAGATCCCGGTCTCCCTCTGGTTCATCAACAGGGACAAGAAGCAGAAGAGGAAGACGCTTTTCATCGACGCCCGGAACAAGGGCGAGATGCGGACGAGAAAACTCCGTGAGCTGACACAGGAGGAGATCGAGCTTATCGGAAAGACTGTTTCTCAGTTCGAGGCCGGAACGCTTGAGGAGAAGAAGGGATTTTCCGCCGTTGTTTCGACCGAAGATATCGCAAAGCAGGACTATATTCTGACGCCGGGGCGTTATGTCGGGATTGCGGATGTCGAGGACGACGGGGAGCCGTTCGAACAGAAGATGGAGAGGCTGACCGGGGAGCTGTCGGAGCTTTTTGTTGAGAGTAAAAAGGCGGAGGAAGAGATCCGCAGGCAGTTGAAGAGTGTCGGGTTTGAGGTTTGA
- a CDS encoding restriction endonuclease subunit S: MSLNKNNWEEVVLSDVLLPKGYIRGPFGSALRRNELLASGIPVYEQQHAISESRDFRFFISEEKFQSMRRFAIKTDDLIISCSGTLGKVSIIQKNDPSGIISQALLLLRVDKKKILPKYLKYFFNTKEGYNAIVSRSSGSVQVNISKRADIEQIPIRLPPLIIQTKIVDIISALDNKIELNTRMNKVLEDIAHALFHRWFVEFEFPDAEGKPYKSSGGKMVGSEMGSVPEGWESLSFKDFLKIRNEKSNDPAIPEYSVTNLGIYPRDEKYKKKLSSSSSKNKIIHKFDLVFGMSREILNWGVMKDEIGGVSSAYNVFIIDKEVNPLFLESFMKSYLPYFKDIIKPSAREGQGIDKAALFSKNIYLPPKDILDQYYDMENTILSVVRNFEKENENLIEIRDTLLPKLMSGEIEV, translated from the coding sequence TTGAGCCTTAATAAAAATAATTGGGAGGAAGTAGTTTTATCTGATGTGTTATTGCCTAAAGGCTATATCCGTGGGCCTTTTGGTTCTGCATTAAGAAGAAATGAATTATTAGCGTCCGGAATTCCAGTTTATGAGCAACAACATGCAATATCTGAATCTCGTGATTTTCGTTTTTTCATCAGTGAAGAAAAATTTCAATCCATGAGACGTTTTGCAATTAAGACTGATGATTTGATAATCAGTTGTTCAGGAACATTGGGAAAAGTATCAATTATTCAAAAAAATGATCCTTCTGGAATTATCAGTCAGGCTTTATTACTTCTAAGAGTTGATAAAAAGAAAATTTTACCAAAATATCTAAAATATTTTTTTAATACAAAGGAGGGATATAATGCTATTGTATCCCGTTCTAGTGGTTCAGTTCAAGTAAATATCTCAAAAAGAGCTGATATTGAACAAATTCCAATAAGACTTCCTCCTCTAATTATTCAAACAAAAATTGTCGACATTATTTCAGCTTTAGATAACAAGATCGAACTCAACACCCGTATGAATAAAGTGCTCGAAGATATTGCCCATGCCCTCTTTCACCGGTGGTTCGTGGAGTTCGAGTTCCCCGACGCCGAAGGAAAGCCGTATAAATCGTCCGGCGGGAAGATGGTCGGGTCTGAGATGGGGAGTGTTCCTGAGGGGTGGGAATCATTATCATTTAAGGATTTTTTGAAAATCAGAAATGAAAAAAGCAATGATCCAGCTATACCTGAATATTCTGTGACTAATTTGGGGATTTATCCCAGAGATGAAAAATACAAAAAGAAACTTTCCTCCTCTTCAAGTAAAAATAAAATTATTCATAAATTTGATTTAGTCTTTGGCATGAGTCGTGAAATCCTCAACTGGGGAGTGATGAAAGATGAAATTGGGGGTGTAAGTTCGGCTTATAATGTATTTATTATAGATAAAGAAGTAAATCCATTGTTTCTTGAGTCTTTCATGAAAAGTTATCTCCCTTATTTTAAGGACATAATCAAACCGTCTGCACGGGAAGGACAGGGAATTGATAAGGCGGCTTTGTTTTCAAAAAACATCTATCTACCGCCTAAGGATATTTTGGATCAGTATTACGACATGGAAAATACTATTTTGTCAGTTGTAAGGAATTTTGAAAAAGAGAATGAGAACCTGATTGAAATTCGCGATACTCTATTGCCAAAATTAATGAGTGGAGAGATCGAGGTTTGA
- a CDS encoding ASCH domain-containing protein, protein MNVLLSIKPVYTSKIIEGTKKYEFRKSIFKKKSVDLVYIYSSHPVKKIVGKFTIGDILEDRPDNLWDAVKDQSGLDESEFFNYFEGRSKGYAIGIDEFTPFKNPIDPRLHYDNFVPPQSFCYVDNEIEEFCRDKKQ, encoded by the coding sequence ATGAATGTTTTACTGTCCATTAAACCTGTATATACGTCGAAAATAATTGAGGGAACGAAGAAGTATGAATTCCGGAAATCAATTTTCAAGAAGAAATCCGTGGACCTGGTATATATTTATTCAAGCCATCCGGTAAAAAAGATCGTAGGCAAATTTACAATCGGTGACATACTGGAGGATCGCCCCGATAATCTGTGGGACGCCGTTAAGGATCAGTCGGGACTTGACGAATCGGAATTTTTCAATTATTTCGAGGGAAGATCGAAGGGGTATGCAATAGGAATTGATGAGTTCACACCTTTCAAGAATCCAATCGATCCAAGACTTCATTATGACAATTTCGTTCCCCCTCAGTCCTTTTGTTATGTGGATAACGAAATCGAGGAGTTCTGTCGGGATAAAAAACAATAA
- a CDS encoding PIN domain-containing protein → MRVLIDTNIFIYREDDKNVSPDISILMRILNQTHTDVLLHPASLDDIRRDKNQKRKEIILSKVEAYQILENAPIPDKEDDFFTKIGEPKRINDKIDNLILYSVYKNAVGFLITNDVKIHSKALKLNISDRVLYPDEATEFFKKDLPSTDYIAKPIPLLKGYVSDIDPDDPLFDSLKQDYDFEKWFTKIAQQGRECFYSKKSDGTLGAIMIYKFEEEPIPSNPPYPNQKRLKIATLKVSHEGHKIGELLLKVAFKIAAENNLSEVYLTHFTEKEDKLVFLISQFGFKHAGIKPDNNNEDVYIKKLCPGAEDYKELTPLKVSEDYYPSFYDGSRVKKFVIPIQPGFHDRLFTDFYGPKGRQATIMEMRGEFIVEGNTIKKAYLTNSRIQMLNKGDVILFYRSGDLKAITSLGVIDDVYYSLSDPEEIREIIGKRSVYSKYEIESFQKPLTIILFRHHLNIKKPVELSDLIRLGILKSHPQSIHQIDDKKFIKLKEVGKINECFTVH, encoded by the coding sequence ATGAGAGTTTTAATTGATACGAATATTTTCATCTACCGGGAAGACGATAAAAACGTTTCACCTGACATCAGCATCTTAATGAGAATCCTGAATCAGACTCATACCGACGTATTACTTCATCCTGCTTCACTTGATGATATTCGAAGAGATAAAAACCAAAAGAGAAAAGAAATAATCCTTTCCAAAGTGGAAGCTTATCAAATTCTTGAGAATGCTCCAATTCCTGATAAAGAAGATGATTTTTTTACAAAAATCGGAGAACCAAAGCGAATTAACGACAAGATCGATAACCTGATCTTATATTCGGTATACAAAAATGCAGTTGGATTTTTAATTACCAATGATGTTAAAATCCATTCAAAAGCTCTAAAACTGAATATATCCGACAGAGTTCTTTATCCGGATGAAGCAACTGAATTTTTTAAGAAAGATTTGCCTTCAACGGATTATATAGCTAAACCGATTCCCCTGCTAAAAGGATATGTCAGCGATATTGATCCTGATGATCCACTTTTTGACAGTTTAAAGCAGGATTATGATTTTGAGAAGTGGTTTACTAAGATCGCACAGCAGGGAAGAGAATGCTTCTATAGCAAAAAAAGTGACGGGACATTAGGCGCAATAATGATATATAAATTCGAAGAGGAGCCTATCCCCTCGAATCCGCCGTATCCCAATCAAAAACGCCTGAAGATTGCAACTCTAAAGGTATCACATGAAGGTCATAAGATTGGTGAACTGCTATTGAAGGTTGCATTTAAAATTGCAGCCGAAAATAATCTTTCGGAAGTCTATCTTACACATTTTACAGAGAAAGAGGATAAACTTGTTTTTCTGATATCACAATTCGGATTTAAACACGCCGGTATAAAACCTGATAATAATAACGAAGATGTTTACATTAAGAAATTATGTCCGGGTGCAGAGGATTATAAAGAACTTACACCGCTTAAGGTCTCTGAGGATTATTATCCTTCCTTTTATGATGGGAGTCGGGTTAAGAAATTCGTTATACCAATCCAGCCGGGATTCCACGATCGCCTGTTCACGGATTTTTATGGTCCCAAAGGCAGGCAGGCAACAATCATGGAGATGAGAGGCGAGTTCATAGTAGAAGGAAATACTATAAAGAAGGCGTATCTCACCAACAGCAGAATACAAATGCTGAATAAAGGCGATGTTATTCTTTTCTACAGGTCAGGGGATCTGAAAGCTATTACATCTCTCGGGGTAATTGATGACGTTTATTATTCTCTGAGCGACCCTGAGGAAATAAGAGAAATTATCGGAAAAAGGAGTGTTTATTCTAAATATGAAATCGAATCATTTCAAAAACCGCTTACTATAATTCTTTTCAGACACCATTTGAATATTAAGAAGCCAGTAGAATTATCCGATCTGATAAGACTTGGTATTTTGAAAAGCCACCCCCAATCCATACATCAGATAGATGATAAAAAATTTATTAAACTCAAAGAAGTTGGTAAGATCAATGAATGTTTTACTGTCCATTAA
- a CDS encoding type I restriction endonuclease subunit R, which translates to MTFTEADFENSVIEIFRDNLGYTYRYGPEVDRDYHNPLYEEQLLSSLETINPKLPQTAIEEAVYKLKNIGTGTLVQKNFIFTDYLQNGIPVKYYDGKEERSAIVYLVDYQNPANNTFHVINQWTVVDEVEKRPDIVIFVNGLPLVVVELKSPSREETDVSEAYRQLRNYLHDIPSLFVYNAFCVMSDHATSKAGTITADEDRYMEWKTVDGSYENTQYAAFDVLFEGIFEKERFLDILKNFICFSKETPEDKKILGAYHQYFAVKKALQSTKEATLTDGKGGVFWHTQGSGKSLSMVFYAKQLREVLDSPTIVVITDRNDLDGQLFGQFSACEDYLRQTPVQAESRADLKMLILNREVNGIIFTTMQKFEEYDAPLSKRRNIVVIADEAHRSQYGFEEKVHPKTGKIRIGSARKVRDSLPNATYIGFTGTPVSLADRNTREIFGDYIDIYDMTQSVEDNATVPIYYESRVVALKLDESILHEIDDEYDRVAEEAEEYIVEKSKHELGRLESILGAPETITTLCEDIIKHYETYRQYEQTGKAMIVAYSRPIAMKVYRRILELRPEWKEKLGVVMTSDNNDPEDWREVIGNKKHKENMAGKFKDNNDPLKIAIVVDMWLTGFDVPSLSTMYVYKPMTGHNLMQAIARVNRVYKDKQGGLIVDYVGIAGALRKAMKDYTGRDRKNYGNPDIGKTAYPKFREKLEVCRDLFHGFDYSVFETGTDLERAKLITGGVNYISHPSKEEKRNAFVRESLLLRHAMSLCRSLLDQNERFEAAYFEAVRTLLTRIEGKGKLSLREINNRINELLKQSIRSEGVINLFSDVKEKYSLFDPAFLSEIARMKEKNLAVELLKKLLMEQIRVYSRTNVVKSAKFSELLAEAMNSYINGMLTNEQVIEELLKIAKDMAEAHKEGEELGLNPEEMAFYDALTKPEAVKDFYENDELVAITKELTELLRKNKTIDWQKKETARAGMRRLVKRLLKQHKYPPEGMEDAVSTVLAQCEMWTDNTEFDE; encoded by the coding sequence GTGACATTCACCGAAGCCGACTTTGAAAACTCCGTAATCGAGATCTTCCGGGACAACCTCGGCTATACATACCGGTACGGTCCCGAAGTAGACCGGGACTATCACAATCCGCTCTATGAAGAGCAGCTCCTCTCCTCCCTTGAAACAATCAACCCCAAACTCCCCCAAACCGCCATCGAAGAAGCCGTCTACAAGCTCAAAAATATCGGAACAGGAACCCTCGTCCAGAAAAACTTCATCTTCACCGACTACCTCCAGAACGGAATCCCCGTAAAATACTACGACGGAAAAGAAGAACGTTCGGCCATCGTCTACCTCGTGGATTACCAAAACCCCGCGAACAACACATTCCACGTCATAAACCAGTGGACAGTCGTCGACGAAGTTGAAAAACGCCCCGACATCGTCATCTTCGTAAACGGACTCCCTCTCGTCGTCGTCGAACTCAAATCCCCCTCACGCGAGGAGACCGACGTATCCGAGGCATACCGGCAGCTCAGGAACTATCTCCACGACATCCCCTCCCTCTTCGTCTACAACGCATTCTGCGTTATGAGCGATCACGCGACATCCAAGGCGGGAACAATCACGGCAGACGAAGACCGCTACATGGAATGGAAGACAGTCGACGGAAGCTACGAGAACACCCAGTATGCAGCATTCGACGTCCTCTTCGAGGGAATATTCGAAAAAGAAAGATTCCTTGACATCCTCAAAAACTTCATCTGCTTCTCGAAGGAAACCCCCGAAGACAAAAAAATTCTCGGGGCCTACCACCAGTACTTCGCCGTAAAAAAGGCCCTCCAGTCCACAAAAGAAGCAACCCTCACAGACGGAAAAGGAGGAGTCTTCTGGCACACGCAGGGAAGCGGAAAGTCACTATCAATGGTCTTCTACGCAAAACAGCTCCGGGAAGTCCTCGACAGCCCGACAATAGTCGTAATCACCGACCGAAACGACCTTGACGGCCAGCTCTTCGGCCAGTTTTCGGCATGCGAAGACTACCTGAGACAGACACCCGTCCAGGCCGAAAGCAGGGCCGACCTTAAAATGCTCATCCTGAACCGGGAGGTAAACGGCATCATCTTCACCACGATGCAGAAGTTCGAGGAGTACGACGCCCCGCTATCCAAACGAAGAAACATAGTCGTAATCGCAGACGAAGCCCACCGGAGCCAGTACGGGTTCGAAGAAAAAGTCCACCCGAAGACCGGCAAAATCCGGATCGGGTCCGCCAGGAAGGTAAGAGACAGCCTCCCCAACGCCACATACATAGGATTCACCGGAACCCCCGTCTCCCTCGCCGACCGCAACACCCGGGAGATATTCGGCGACTACATCGACATATACGACATGACCCAGTCGGTCGAAGACAATGCAACCGTCCCCATATACTACGAAAGCAGGGTCGTCGCCCTCAAACTGGACGAAAGCATCCTTCATGAGATCGACGATGAATACGACCGCGTCGCAGAAGAAGCCGAAGAATATATCGTCGAAAAAAGCAAGCACGAACTCGGCCGGCTTGAAAGCATACTCGGGGCGCCTGAAACAATCACGACCCTCTGCGAGGATATCATAAAACACTACGAGACCTACAGGCAGTACGAGCAGACCGGAAAAGCGATGATCGTCGCCTATTCAAGACCAATCGCCATGAAAGTCTACCGGCGCATTCTCGAACTCAGACCGGAATGGAAAGAAAAACTCGGCGTCGTCATGACTTCCGACAACAACGACCCCGAAGACTGGCGGGAGGTCATCGGCAACAAGAAGCACAAAGAAAACATGGCGGGGAAGTTCAAGGACAACAACGATCCCTTAAAGATCGCGATCGTCGTCGACATGTGGCTGACAGGCTTCGACGTCCCCTCCCTCTCCACGATGTACGTCTACAAACCGATGACCGGCCACAACCTCATGCAGGCCATAGCCCGCGTAAACCGCGTCTACAAGGACAAGCAGGGCGGCCTCATAGTCGATTACGTAGGAATCGCAGGCGCCCTCCGGAAAGCGATGAAAGACTACACCGGCCGCGACCGGAAGAACTACGGCAACCCCGACATAGGAAAGACAGCATACCCGAAATTCCGTGAAAAGCTGGAAGTATGCCGCGACCTCTTCCACGGCTTCGACTATTCCGTGTTCGAAACCGGCACCGACCTTGAGAGGGCGAAACTCATCACCGGCGGAGTAAACTACATCTCCCATCCCTCAAAAGAAGAGAAAAGAAACGCATTCGTCAGGGAATCACTCCTCCTCCGCCACGCAATGTCCCTCTGCCGCAGCCTGCTCGATCAGAACGAAAGATTCGAGGCGGCATATTTCGAAGCCGTAAGAACACTTCTCACCAGGATCGAAGGGAAAGGGAAACTCTCGCTGAGAGAGATAAACAACCGCATAAACGAACTCTTAAAGCAGAGCATCCGGAGCGAGGGCGTGATAAACCTCTTCTCGGACGTAAAAGAAAAATATTCCCTCTTCGACCCCGCGTTCCTCTCCGAGATCGCCCGGATGAAGGAGAAGAACCTCGCGGTGGAGCTGCTCAAAAAACTGCTCATGGAACAGATCAGGGTCTATTCAAGGACGAATGTAGTTAAATCCGCGAAGTTTTCAGAACTCCTGGCAGAAGCGATGAACAGCTACATAAACGGCATGTTGACAAACGAGCAGGTCATTGAAGAGCTGCTCAAAATAGCAAAGGATATGGCTGAGGCCCATAAAGAGGGAGAAGAGCTCGGCCTTAATCCCGAAGAGATGGCATTCTACGATGCCCTGACAAAACCGGAAGCCGTCAAAGACTTCTACGAAAACGACGAACTTGTCGCGATCACGAAAGAGCTGACCGAACTTCTGCGGAAGAACAAAACAATCGACTGGCAGAAGAAAGAGACGGCGAGGGCAGGCATGAGAAGACTCGTCAAGCGCCTGCTGAAACAGCACAAGTACCCTCCTGAAGGAATGGAGGACGCCGTAAGCACGGTCCTTGCCCAGTGCGAGATGTGGACCGACAACACGGAATTTGACGAGTGA
- a CDS encoding DUF7557 family protein, producing the protein MATTIQLRPETKARIDGLKIHPRESYDETLNRLLDAVYDPEPLSEETLQRIEEGIADIRAGRGRKLSEVAKDLGLE; encoded by the coding sequence ATGGCAACAACGATCCAACTTCGTCCGGAGACAAAAGCCCGCATCGACGGCCTGAAGATACACCCCCGGGAAAGTTATGACGAAACGCTCAACCGCCTCCTGGACGCGGTATACGATCCCGAGCCGTTGAGTGAAGAGACGTTGCAGCGGATAGAGGAAGGGATTGCAGACATCCGGGCCGGCCGGGGTCGCAAACTCTCTGAAGTCGCCAAGGACCTGGGCCTTGAATGA
- a CDS encoding type II toxin-antitoxin system RelE family toxin gives MTWEIILTPGAERDLKNLPKADGKRIVDELTGLANEPYPRSCVKKLKGHKSMPLYSYRVGQYRIIMTIEDNVMVLFIIEIGGRGKIYRKY, from the coding sequence ATGACCTGGGAAATAATCCTTACACCGGGAGCGGAACGCGATTTAAAAAACCTCCCGAAAGCCGACGGAAAACGGATCGTAGACGAACTGACCGGTCTCGCAAATGAACCCTACCCCAGGTCGTGTGTCAAAAAACTAAAGGGACACAAGAGTATGCCCCTGTACTCTTACCGGGTGGGTCAGTACCGCATTATCATGACCATCGAGGACAACGTTATGGTTCTCTTCATCATCGAAATCGGCGGTCGTGGCAAAATATACCGGAAATATTGA
- a CDS encoding class 1 fructose-bisphosphatase, producing MTTLREYLDSAGCEPALSDLIVLISAQAAPIRDAFISNQSYAGTENSSGEEQAALDVWSDEHITKILEDSGLVKELASEEKPDILKFPGATENYAVVMDPLDGSSLIQVNLCVGTIVGIYDNGDALSKGEDLRAAMYMLYGPMTVLTITVGKGVFTFAMDETGEYRMLDGPVKMPEGKIYGSGGLNKDWTEKHRNFIESIEKEGGKLRYSGSFVADFHQILKYGGVYCYPATIDNNTGKLRLAFEANPIGFIAKQAGGAISDGHTSLLEIKPEKPHHKTPIYVGSSGLIKRLEEIYRE from the coding sequence ATGACAACGCTTAGGGAATATCTTGATTCTGCGGGCTGCGAACCTGCACTTTCCGATCTGATAGTTCTGATCTCCGCACAGGCCGCACCAATACGCGATGCATTCATCAGCAACCAGTCGTACGCCGGAACGGAAAACTCATCGGGAGAAGAGCAGGCCGCTCTCGACGTCTGGTCGGACGAACACATTACAAAAATCCTGGAAGACTCGGGACTCGTGAAGGAACTCGCATCCGAGGAAAAACCCGACATCCTCAAATTCCCCGGCGCAACGGAGAACTATGCGGTCGTCATGGACCCGCTCGACGGGTCATCACTCATCCAGGTCAACCTCTGCGTCGGGACGATCGTCGGCATCTATGACAACGGCGATGCGCTCAGCAAAGGCGAAGATCTGAGAGCCGCAATGTATATGCTCTACGGACCCATGACCGTATTAACCATAACCGTCGGAAAAGGCGTCTTCACCTTCGCAATGGACGAAACCGGTGAATACAGGATGCTTGACGGCCCCGTAAAGATGCCCGAAGGCAAGATCTACGGCAGCGGCGGACTCAACAAAGACTGGACCGAAAAACACAGGAATTTCATAGAATCGATCGAAAAGGAGGGCGGAAAACTAAGGTACTCCGGATCATTCGTCGCCGACTTCCACCAGATCCTGAAATACGGCGGCGTATACTGCTATCCTGCGACCATAGACAACAATACCGGCAAACTGAGGCTCGCATTCGAGGCAAACCCGATCGGTTTCATCGCGAAACAGGCCGGAGGCGCTATATCCGACGGACATACCAGCCTGCTGGAGATCAAACCCGAAAAACCGCACCACAAGACGCCGATATATGTCGGCAGCAGCGGTTTGATCAAAAGACTCGAAGAAATCTACAGAGAGTAA
- a CDS encoding LSM domain-containing protein, protein MVNSIVLPIKKVYALIDSKIIVEIKDEPKTLRGRLVAVDEHLNIHMDQACEYEGEERGRNLGTLVIRGSNILTIAPEL, encoded by the coding sequence ATGGTTAACAGTATAGTATTGCCCATAAAAAAGGTCTATGCTCTCATAGATTCAAAAATTATCGTTGAAATAAAGGACGAACCGAAAACACTCCGCGGCAGACTCGTTGCAGTAGACGAGCACCTGAACATACACATGGATCAGGCATGCGAATACGAGGGCGAAGAGAGAGGAAGAAATCTCGGAACGCTCGTGATCAGGGGCAGCAATATCCTGACCATTGCACCCGAACTTTAA
- a CDS encoding helix-turn-helix transcriptional regulator, whose translation MTDTEEEALKLIQSNPEGVLQSELWKLLNIDSRKCSRVVKKLVDSERIDRIEFKSNGVKTYLLKAKKSAVNPDLLLAGGELIPCIGCEEECSVQDCSHLMDWMYQLAIEEFTDQ comes from the coding sequence ATGACAGATACGGAAGAAGAGGCCCTGAAACTAATCCAGTCAAATCCCGAGGGAGTGCTCCAGAGCGAACTCTGGAAACTCCTGAACATCGACAGCAGAAAATGCTCAAGAGTAGTAAAAAAACTCGTCGACTCCGAGAGGATAGACAGGATAGAATTCAAATCGAACGGTGTCAAGACCTATCTTCTGAAAGCAAAAAAAAGCGCGGTAAATCCCGATCTTCTCCTTGCCGGAGGAGAACTCATCCCCTGCATCGGCTGCGAAGAGGAATGCAGCGTCCAGGACTGTTCGCATCTCATGGACTGGATGTACCAGCTGGCAATCGAAGAATTTACAGACCAATAA
- a CDS encoding type IV pilin: MAGRNRDDGSSGTIGTILLVVITVILAALLALYLLSYQFPELQQPKEIPTIFEIQTILSENPDYDSRIVLKNIGDCPYENQYLSCRIYINDELAGCRIKTLNGHDFISTHHYGVQTVGGMGCSDISWKPSEKLAIDLSDSTIRDGSHVRVDVIWEPTGTTISTDEYYLS; this comes from the coding sequence ATGGCGGGGCGCAACCGGGATGACGGCTCATCCGGTACTATCGGCACAATACTGCTTGTTGTAATAACTGTCATACTTGCAGCGCTGCTCGCATTATACCTGTTAAGCTACCAGTTCCCGGAACTGCAACAACCAAAAGAGATCCCTACGATTTTCGAGATACAGACAATATTAAGTGAAAACCCCGATTATGACAGCAGGATAGTCCTGAAAAATATAGGAGACTGTCCCTACGAAAACCAGTACCTTTCATGCAGGATCTATATCAACGATGAATTGGCCGGCTGCAGGATAAAGACCCTGAACGGCCATGACTTCATATCGACACATCATTACGGCGTCCAGACGGTCGGAGGAATGGGATGCAGCGACATTTCATGGAAGCCATCTGAAAAACTCGCGATAGATCTCTCGGACTCCACGATCAGAGACGGGAGTCATGTCAGGGTGGATGTCATATGGGAACCCACAGGTACGACCATATCAACCGACGAATACTATCTGAGCTGA